Within Dreissena polymorpha isolate Duluth1 chromosome 13, UMN_Dpol_1.0, whole genome shotgun sequence, the genomic segment TACTAACATTGATGAGTGTGGTAATAGTTCTGTTGGTACATCGGGCAaaaatttaaaagaagaaatgtGTTGGAGTGTTCTTTCTAtcttgaatgaatttgataatattactgtgaaGGAACTAAACGAGATAAAAGAGgaagttataagcataaaagggtcagttacaagttctattcataaatgcaccagtcttcacaatgacttgtcacatttccatgaaattgttcagaaaattggagataataaggagctctgccttatagccagcataaaatgtaagcatataatacagcaggcattgactctgctaggaaagtcaggcaaggcgaTTAAGGTCCAGAGTAATACTgtgcacaatgtgagaataccaagtgattcagatGAATGTTGGATctcaggcatatgtgttcttcccGATGGGCAGGCACTGGTTGTAGACTGGAAAAATCAGAATGttaagctgctgaaccagcagtaccaggtggtgagtcactgggatgtgaaTGCTCGGCCAGTTGACATTTgtttgatcacacccagtgaggttgcagtggctgtgatTGACAATGATAGCaagatacatgaggtccagtttatcactgtaaaccagggaaagcttgttcctggccggaagtttcagttacaacatgaatgtagagGTATTGACCATCACcaaggagacctttttgtcaTCTCTAGTGaagaactgtacaaatacacACTGAATGGCAAACAGGTCTGCAGTCTCTATAGGTCATTTGATggtacaggtaagaatcatggtgaatccatcctgataacatttgtaatatgtaaagggatttttctagccattgtgggaaaaggagtttagtcaaattttgttattagctcggctgttttcagagaatacccgaggtattgtcatagccagctcgtcgtccgttGTAGGCGttggctaaaaccttaacattggctctaaattcaaagtgcttccacctacaactttgaaacttcatatgtagatgcaccttgatgagttctacacgccacacccattttggggtcactaggtcaaaggtcaaggtcactatgacctcttatataaaactttaacataggctctaaaatgaaagtgcttccacctacaactttgaaacttcatatgtagatgcaccttgatgagttctacacgccactcccatttttgggtcattaggtcaaaggtcaaggtcactgtgacctctaatataaaactttaacataaaccttaacattcgctctaaaatcaaagtgcttccacctacaactttgaaacttcaaatgaacaggcaccttgatgagttctacacgccacacccatttttgggtcactaggtcaaaggtcactgtgacctttaatataaactttaacataggctctaaaatcaaattgctgttacctacaactttgaaacttcatatgtagatgaaccttgatgagttttacacgccacaccaaatgttgggtcactaagtcaaaggtaaaggtcactgtgacctctaaaaaaaaatctgacaagctttcacagccgagcgttggcacctgttatgctgtgctcttgttaaaaatCCAGACAATGACAAATTTTTTATCGACTTAATGAACCGAATTCAgggatttattttttaatcaacaaatattgacccataaggcctttatcttgttgtttttttaaatcatataaattatagttatatactttgtgagatgaaaataaaataaaattcagatgtcatagcagaaaacccgctgatgtattataaaatatttgttctataattcatatgtgcccttgaATACTACAGTCCATTACATccactacatgacatgtctataaatagaaactgagttcctgggaaagagacactttctgaccctgtcttaattttgtggttgttaaatgattgtacatgtacaatatgtttgatagattgaacaatttcataaCACCATATAACAAAGGTACTCTTGTGGTTGTATTCTTTTATGAAGTGTTCACGtgtatgtattaatttcattGCAATTATAGTAGTAAGATCtatgttcatttaaacattttgctgttGAAATTGGTTTGGTAACTAACTAGCTAGAAAAGTGTCAATAACTGctgttttgaataattttttttttgttataaacacttgaaaaacacaaataatgttgtAACACGGCACATGAATTATAACTGCTTTGGTCAATTTCACTTATTTCAGTACATAGttatcacatgtatacatgtgtgggAAATCTATTCATGCTGCACATAGTAACATGGTATAAActgttgattgaactgtgcaattgtttctgtatgtgtaattgtttccatctgtgtaattgttttgcttcaattcatatctaactcaccagtcgcatttcagcatgtcaaacgttaacacaatagctctgctactgaagtttattgtcacgcttaactattgaatcattgaaatgtatgcatatattttagatgtgtaaaggcctctttatagcaacatatgcgtaatacaatatcactgcagtacgtttaataagattatttaacattgacagtaattcaatatcttgatgttactctgttttgcagtagacaGGTGTGCTGTGAGtaccacaggagacaggctgtacatcaccagccACTGGCtgcacaagcttctcaccctggccagggatggcacactcctggctacatacacagacccagcactactGCACTCAgatggtctacatgtgacccctgcaggccaggtgctggtctgtggatggaTAAccaacactgtactacaggtgggctgggagggtaAGAGTAAGCTGGCTACTTTTGCTACTCAGAAGGATGGAGTGAGGTAcccatggtcagtctgctacagcagcaccacatcctccatcattgtgggacagtacaacaacaacaacatccttgtgttcagagtggaatagtgtgtacatgtatgtattagttgttgtaattagtgattagtatttcaattacaatgtgttgtttagcgtACGAACATAGTAGTGTAAGTGTGTAGctaaaagatacaaataatttatgtaaaaatatagtTATCTGATTACACAATGTGAGGGGTTTTGTTagaacattagatctaatgcatattatgttatgttgtcatatcatttgtgtcattatggtcctaacatttagttcttgtaaactgtgcatgaaaaaacaaagcatttcaactgaaaatttcatatttgtacatagatgcacatgtacatagcaactgaggctatttttagactttcatttctataaacaccatgccatgtaagaaatgtatatggatgaatattttttaaataaaatgttgtttaagtaatctttggaggagtatatatttatattttacgcaatgtttacagaaaggtaacacttgatgtgagatttattaatttgccatattttatgctgttgaacatctgttattgattttcattacatttatataaatttgtgtgagtcctaaatatacatacaagaaaaacatcaagctattttgctgctccagtcgctgctgagtcaggacaaggatgctgaggatgtggtggacaaggatgacctgaatacacagaaggtaacaaagacgttttaattatcaggccttttcatggccaatttgggaaaaaatgcaatttttggatttttatttttttcgtgcgaaaagtccattgatttcagaaaaacaaatttaatataactatttctaatacttaatattaaaagaataaaatcatattatgctagttatataattttttttagatcttattgaaatataattgagacatattaatcataaggcacttattatgccccccttttgaagaagagggggtatatcgttttgcacatgtcggcctgttggtccttctgtccgtccaccagatagtgtcctgatgataactaaagaacgctaaggcctaggatcatgaaacttcataggtacattgatcatgactagcagattgattttcaggtcactaggtcaaaggtcaaggtcacaatgactcgaaatagtcaaatagtttccggatgataactacagaatgcttaggcctaggatcatgaaacttaataggtatattgatcatgactggcagatgacccctattgattttcaggtcactaggtcaaaggtcaaggtcacagtgactcaaaatggtaaaatgataaccgaaatagaaaaatggtttccggatgataactcaaaaacgcttacgcctaggatcatgaaacttcataggtacattgatcatgactcgcagatgactcctgttgattttgaggtctgtaggtcaaaggtcaaggtcacagtgacccgaaatagtaaaatggtttcctgatgtaaactcaagaataattaggcctaggatcatgaaacttcataggtatattgatcttGACTAGCAgaagaccccttttgattttcagatcactaggtcaaaggtcaaggtcacagtgactcgaaatagtcaaatgatttccggatgataactcaagaatgcttacgcctaggatcatgaaacttcataggtacattgatcatgactggcagattgattttcaggtcactaggtcaaaggggaaggtcacaatgactcgaaatagtcaaatggtttccggatgataactacagaatgcttaggcctaggatcatgaaacttcataggtatattgatcacgactggcagatgacccctattgattttcaggtcactaggtcaaaggtcaaggtcaaagttactcaaaagagtaaaatggtttccggatgataacttaagaagtcttacgcctaggatcatgaaatttcataggtacattgatcatgacaggcagatgacccctattgattttcaggtcactaggtcaaggtcacagtgactcgaaacagtaaaatggtttcctgatgttatCTCAAGAAaaattaggcttaggatcatgaaactttagaggtatattgatcatgactggcagatgaccactacagattttcaggtcactaggtcaaaggtcaaggtcacagtgacaaaaaacatattcacacaatggctgccactacaactgacagcccatatggggggcatgcatgttttacaatcaGCCCTTGTCTTTATAActgtatctacacatgtgcagacatgtggtgtcaccagtgaacacttttaatccacacttggagatcgaatgcctaattctctttttatgccccccttctaagaagagggagtatattgttttgctcatgtcggtccgtccgtccgtatgtctgtatgtccgtcgaccagatggtttccggatgataactcaagaatgctaaggcctaggatcatgaaacttcataggtacattgatcatgactcgcaggtgacccctactgattttcaggtcactaggtcaaaggtcacagtgactcaacacagtacaaatattgttttgctcatgtcggtccgtccgtccttatgtctgtatgtccgtccaccagatggtttccggatgataactcaagaatgcttaggcctaggatcatgaaacttcataggtacattgatcatgactcgcagatgattcccatagattttgaggtcactaggtcaaaggtcaaggtcatggtgaccggaaatagaaaaatggtttccggatgataactcaaaaacgcttacgcctaggatcatgaaacttcattggtacattgatcataactcgcagatgacccctattgattttgaggtcactaggtcaaaggtcaaggtcaaagtgacccgaaatagtaaaatggtttgcggatgattactcaagaacgcttagacctaggatcatgaaattgtataggtacattgttcatgactctcagatgacccctattgattttcaggtcactaggtcaaaggtcaaggtcacattgaccctaaacagttaaatggtttctggatgataactcaagatcacttacgcctaggatcaggaaacttcataggtacatagatcatgacttgcagatgacccctatttatttttaggtcactaggtcaaaggtcaaggtcatgttcacccgaaacagtaaaatggtttccggatgataactcaagaatgcttatgcctaggatcatgaaacttcataggtacattgatcatgactcacagatgacccctattgacttttaggtcactatgttaaaggtcaaggtcacggtgactcggacacagtaaaatggtttccggatgataactcaagactgcttactcctaggatcatgaaacttcataggtacattgatcatgacttgcaggtgacccctactgattttcaggtcactaggtcaaaagtcacggtgactcgacacagtaaaattgtttccgaatgATGTCTCAAGAAAActcctaggcctaggatcatcaaacttcatagataccttgatcatgactggcagattatccctattgattttcaggtcactaggtcaaggtcacagtgacaaaaaacgtactaacaccatggctgccactacaactgacagcccatatttggggcatgcatgttttacaaacagcccttgttaaagaaagaaaaacgctTTGCATATGGGTCCATTTCACATACCCATAAATATGCCAGGAAAAGACTCGCTTATGTATCCCCTATGTATTAAGAGtgcaaaaaagatgaggtggaaaagaaaagtatgaatgtacttaagataaaatatcctCTTTACTTGTTTGTATAGTGTAAACTCGTATATATATTCATCCGAAATTTCGTGGTCAAAAAGACTTTTACGGACACATTAGTTTATTTTGTGGATTTCTCagttcagaaaaataaatgatgaatttgtgtcagttacttttctgtgtgtgataaatttgtggatcagtcaacccttaaaatcaacaaaaataatgtccctcaaataataatggtttacagTGTAACCTGTGTACAAAGAATGTTAAAGATGaaattgacaagaatgatatgatttaacaaaacataaaatggcgtcttttattgtgtatatcatgtttacagcaggacttgttttacttgaggatcaataactcaaactcttcttcagctcgatgctttccaacttatcatacaggaacctcagttacacaacaccccgagaatttctgtcatcctcataaggccttgagtttttataaagttgtgagatatttaataaagcttataaatatgattccatggaatgcatttgttctcaataagaaggaccccggcctcattcccagtacagtgtaataaaagctttagagttagttttcatgcatgcaatggcaacaatgtaaggttgcatgggaaaacaggacttaatgcatgtgtgtaaagtgttgtcccagataagtctgtgcagtttgcatattcCATATTGGTTCGCTCAACGTTACAGCAACTGCTCAGCAAAGAAGACAACTGTCTGGTGAAAGGCTGGCCGTATTACAGTCCAGTGATGTGGGGACGCGGCCTTTCCATGTCTGGAGATTGCATTGTAGCGGACACtaacaaaaaaagttaaaaatattaataatgaattgACAGATTAATAAAGTATTGACCAACAATTTAAATGATGTTTGCGTACGATATGGTTTGATTGAATCAATTGTCATGTTATTTTGGACAAGGAACCAGTGAAATGCCAAGTTCAAAATTGATGAGAATGAAGTTTTGCCTCTGAAAAACTTCAACGCTTATCAAGAgacatagtttgttatagattgtaatataaacctTTTTTA encodes:
- the LOC127855264 gene encoding uncharacterized protein LOC127855264 → MSIIKMADLSTFSHAKGSDEVKDCICSSCKEQAHADFYCKTCLKLYCGKCIQLHDKWFRKHSAYGRNDMKEWPFSKEVEEFLLKCEAHKDDKIEMLCDDHSQLCCTKCAFNDHSKCSKVTPISELTNMQPTDLQGLSVELETVMGGIKSLQINQEASVQSLQRTYKEHGAVMIEQFRGNLNTNIDECGNSSVGTSGKNLKEEMCWSVLSILNEFDNITVKELNEIKEEVISIKGSVTSSIHKCTSLHNDLSHFHEIVQKIGDNKELCLIASIKCKHIIQQALTLLGKSGKAIKVQSNTVHNVRIPSDSDECWISGICVLPDGQALVVDWKNQNVKLLNQQYQVVSHWDVNARPVDICLITPSEVAVAVIDNDSKIHEVQFITVNQGKLVPGRKFQLQHECRGIDHHQGDLFVISSEELYKYTLNGKQVCSLYRSFDGTVDRCAVSTTGDRLYITSHWLHKLLTLARDGTLLATYTDPALLHSDGLHVTPAGQVLVCGWITNTVLQVGWEGKSKLATFATQKDGVRYPWSVCYSSTTSSIIVGQYNNNNILVFRVE